From a single Verrucomicrobiota bacterium genomic region:
- the hisC gene encoding histidinol-phosphate transaminase: MWKTAHEHILKLTVYEPGKPVEELARDLGLREEEIIKLASNENPLGPSPKALEAMRKTLERSHFYPDGGGYELRGAVAERLGMARENIVLGNGSNEIIEFIGHAFFRPGDEVVVARHSFAVYKLMAQLFGAETVEVPDPGYTADLDAMLAAITPKTRTVFIANPNNPTGTMVEQEAIDRFMARVPDHVLVVFDEAYHEFLDKAPDVLPYVRQGRNVVVMRTFSKIMGLANLRIGYGITTPELAAVLQRTRQPFNANGIAQAGALAGLLDEEHMRKTRELTHEGREYLETEFAAMGLEYVPSVANFVLVNVGDGNAVFQAMLRKGIILRAMASYGLPEWIRISVGTLDQNRRCVEELREVLKK, translated from the coding sequence ATGTGGAAAACCGCCCATGAGCATATCCTGAAACTGACCGTCTACGAGCCAGGCAAGCCCGTCGAGGAGCTGGCCCGCGATCTTGGTCTGCGTGAAGAGGAGATCATCAAACTTGCTTCCAACGAGAACCCCCTCGGTCCGTCGCCCAAGGCGCTGGAGGCGATGCGCAAAACGCTGGAGCGCTCCCATTTCTACCCAGACGGCGGCGGTTACGAATTGCGCGGAGCTGTTGCAGAGCGCCTCGGCATGGCCCGCGAGAATATCGTTCTCGGCAACGGCTCCAACGAGATCATCGAGTTTATCGGCCATGCTTTCTTCCGCCCCGGCGACGAGGTGGTGGTGGCCCGTCATTCCTTCGCGGTCTACAAGCTGATGGCCCAGCTCTTCGGAGCCGAGACGGTCGAGGTTCCCGATCCCGGATACACGGCCGATCTCGACGCCATGCTGGCGGCCATCACTCCGAAGACCCGCACCGTCTTCATCGCCAATCCGAACAATCCCACCGGCACCATGGTAGAGCAGGAGGCGATCGACCGCTTCATGGCGAGGGTTCCCGATCATGTTCTGGTCGTCTTCGACGAGGCCTACCACGAGTTCCTCGACAAGGCCCCCGATGTCCTGCCCTATGTCCGTCAGGGCCGGAATGTCGTCGTGATGCGCACCTTCTCCAAGATCATGGGACTGGCCAATCTCCGCATCGGCTACGGCATCACCACGCCCGAGCTGGCCGCCGTCCTCCAGCGCACCCGCCAGCCCTTCAATGCCAACGGCATCGCCCAGGCAGGCGCTCTTGCGGGACTCCTCGATGAGGAGCACATGAGGAAGACCCGCGAACTCACGCATGAGGGCCGCGAGTATCTGGAAACAGAGTTCGCTGCCATGGGCCTCGAATACGTTCCCAGCGTTGCCAACTTCGTTCTCGTGAACGTCGGCGATGGCAATGCCGTGTTCCAGGCGATGCTTCGCAAGGGAATCATCCTTCGGGCGATGGCGAGCTACGGCCTTCCCGAGTGGATCCGCATCTCCGTCGGCACGCTGGATCAGAACCGCCGTTGCGTTGAGGAGCTAAGAGAGGTTCTCAAAAAGTAA